A single genomic interval of Lacrimispora sphenoides JCM 1415 harbors:
- a CDS encoding PHP domain-containing protein, which produces MVNQLDLHMHSNISNDGEYTPSQLMQLCKQHGLKTVALADHNSVRGVGEAQKSADELGMEFIRAIELDCQFEGVNLHLLGYGIDPTVPEFEKNEMDILKKEQDASSKLIHLVQDLGIHLEIEKVLDLAIEGVVTGEMIAEVALEDKRNQNNPLLGPYRKNGKRSDNPYVNFYWDFCSQGKPAYVPIQFLGLNEAIQLIRKARGIAVLAHPGINIGQDQKILGSIVSCGIDGMEVYSSYHDENMAAFYNKQAEQFHLLKTIGSDFHGKTKPAIRLGSMSCHEEIDIYQQFKKKLHEAAL; this is translated from the coding sequence ATGGTTAATCAGTTAGATTTACATATGCATTCCAATATTAGTAACGATGGGGAATACACGCCGTCACAACTCATGCAGCTGTGTAAACAACATGGTTTAAAGACAGTTGCATTAGCTGACCATAATTCCGTACGAGGGGTAGGAGAAGCCCAGAAGTCAGCAGATGAATTAGGAATGGAATTTATTCGTGCTATTGAGCTTGACTGTCAATTTGAAGGAGTTAATCTGCATCTTTTAGGATATGGGATTGATCCAACAGTACCTGAATTTGAAAAAAATGAAATGGATATCTTAAAGAAAGAACAAGATGCTTCTTCAAAACTAATACATCTAGTGCAGGATTTAGGTATTCATCTTGAAATAGAAAAAGTTTTGGATCTTGCCATAGAAGGTGTAGTGACAGGTGAAATGATTGCTGAAGTTGCTCTGGAAGATAAAAGAAATCAGAACAATCCTCTTCTGGGACCATATCGAAAGAACGGGAAGCGTAGTGATAATCCTTATGTGAATTTTTATTGGGACTTTTGCTCCCAAGGGAAGCCGGCTTATGTACCTATTCAGTTTCTTGGGCTGAACGAAGCCATACAATTGATTAGAAAAGCAAGAGGCATAGCTGTTCTTGCTCACCCAGGGATTAATATCGGGCAGGATCAGAAGATTCTGGGAAGCATTGTTTCTTGTGGTATTGATGGGATGGAAGTATACAGTAGTTATCATGATGAAAACATGGCTGCTTTTTACAATAAGCAGGCTGAACAATTTCATTTACTGAAAACAATAGGCAGCGATTTTCATGGGAAAACAAAGCCGGCAATCAGACTGGGCAGTATGAGCTGCCATGAAGAAATAGATATTTATCAACAATTTAAGAAAAAACTTCATGAGGCGGCGTTATAA
- a CDS encoding MarR family winged helix-turn-helix transcriptional regulator, translated as MSSIEELVDSLGDLMSRGKVMDEFNRSGKGEIFILRYLYTKESPASPSELSEALNSSTARISAALRTLEKKGQIHREIDTTNRRFILVTITEEGRERIQANMQRMQNHLIQVLTVMGEKDAREFVRLSTRFFEIAQSTMPDPFE; from the coding sequence TTGAGTAGTATAGAAGAATTGGTCGATTCATTGGGTGATCTGATGTCCCGTGGAAAAGTCATGGATGAATTTAATCGTTCTGGAAAAGGCGAAATTTTCATTTTAAGATATCTTTATACGAAAGAATCACCTGCATCGCCATCTGAATTGAGTGAGGCGCTGAACAGCAGTACAGCCAGAATCTCTGCGGCACTCCGTACCCTCGAAAAGAAAGGGCAGATTCACCGTGAAATCGACACCACGAACAGACGCTTTATTTTGGTTACGATTACGGAAGAAGGTCGTGAACGGATTCAAGCAAACATGCAGCGAATGCAAAATCATTTGATTCAAGTATTAACTGTGATGGGTGAAAAAGACGCAAGAGAATTTGTACGTCTCTCCACGCGGTTCTTTGAGATCGCCCAGAGCACGATGCCAGATCCTTTTGAATAG
- a CDS encoding ABC transporter ATP-binding protein, whose translation MIRIFKYLKPKEWLMALFSLIFVMVQVWLDLKSPDYMSEITMLVQTPGSAMSDIWLAGGKMLLCTLGSLASAVIVGYFAARIAAAFSKRLRSLLFNKVESFSMEEINRFSTDSLITRSTNDITQIQTLITMGLMLIIKAPIMAVWAITKIAGKGFEWSLVTGAAVAILVVMIGIIMIFVIPKFKKMQSLTDNMNRVTRENLTGLRVVRAYNAEAYQEKKFEEANEELTGTQLYTSRATAIMMPVMNMIMSGLSLSIYWLGAYLINAAQMTDKLTLFSNMVVFSSYAMQVVMSFLMLVMIFIMLPRASVSAKRINEVLDTEPTILDGSHTNGLPGLKGEVTFQHVGFKYPDAADYVLEDVNFTVKQGETIAFIGSTGSGKSTLINLVPRFFDATEGEILIDGVNIKEYTQEALHNKIGYVPQKAVLFKGSVSSNVAYGDNGGNGFSEHEIKKAIAIAQGTDFVERMEGGYEADIAQGGTNVSGGQKQRLAIARAVCRKPEIYIFDDSFSALDYKTDRILRNVLKKETAGVTSMIVAQRIGTIMDADQIIVLDEGRVVGKGKHKDLLQNCEVYRQIALSQLSEEELVS comes from the coding sequence ATGATTAGAATATTTAAATATCTCAAGCCCAAAGAATGGCTGATGGCTTTATTTAGCTTGATATTTGTGATGGTCCAGGTATGGCTGGATTTAAAATCGCCGGATTACATGTCAGAAATAACCATGTTAGTGCAAACGCCAGGTAGTGCGATGAGCGATATTTGGCTTGCTGGAGGTAAAATGCTTCTATGCACACTCGGCAGTTTGGCAAGTGCTGTTATTGTTGGTTATTTTGCGGCACGGATTGCCGCCGCATTTTCTAAACGTCTGCGCAGTCTGCTTTTTAATAAAGTGGAATCCTTTTCCATGGAGGAAATCAACCGCTTCTCCACGGACAGCTTAATCACCCGTTCAACAAACGATATTACACAGATTCAGACTTTGATTACCATGGGATTAATGCTGATTATAAAAGCACCGATCATGGCTGTATGGGCAATTACCAAAATCGCTGGAAAGGGTTTTGAATGGTCACTCGTCACAGGCGCGGCGGTTGCAATTTTGGTTGTTATGATAGGTATTATCATGATTTTCGTGATACCGAAATTTAAGAAAATGCAATCATTAACAGATAACATGAACCGGGTTACCCGTGAAAACCTGACAGGACTTCGTGTGGTAAGAGCTTATAATGCCGAGGCTTATCAAGAAAAGAAGTTTGAAGAAGCGAATGAGGAATTAACCGGTACTCAGTTGTATACAAGCCGCGCTACAGCAATTATGATGCCGGTTATGAACATGATTATGAGTGGACTGTCCCTTTCAATCTATTGGCTCGGTGCCTATTTAATTAATGCGGCGCAAATGACAGATAAACTGACGCTGTTTTCTAACATGGTGGTCTTCTCAAGCTATGCGATGCAGGTTGTTATGTCATTTTTGATGTTGGTCATGATTTTCATCATGCTTCCCCGTGCCAGCGTTTCCGCCAAGCGAATCAATGAAGTGCTGGACACCGAGCCTACAATCCTTGATGGCAGCCATACAAATGGACTCCCTGGTTTGAAAGGTGAGGTTACGTTTCAACATGTGGGCTTCAAATATCCGGATGCGGCAGATTATGTGCTGGAGGATGTGAACTTTACGGTAAAGCAGGGGGAAACGATTGCATTTATCGGCTCCACAGGTAGTGGTAAATCAACGCTGATAAACCTTGTACCGCGCTTTTTTGATGCAACAGAGGGAGAAATCCTGATTGACGGTGTGAATATTAAGGAGTATACACAGGAGGCACTCCACAATAAAATTGGTTATGTGCCGCAGAAAGCGGTTCTATTCAAGGGGTCGGTTTCGTCTAATGTGGCATACGGAGATAATGGTGGCAATGGATTTTCTGAACACGAAATCAAAAAAGCTATTGCAATTGCACAGGGAACGGATTTTGTTGAGCGCATGGAGGGTGGTTATGAAGCAGACATTGCCCAGGGCGGTACCAATGTGTCCGGCGGACAGAAACAGCGGCTTGCCATTGCCCGCGCAGTCTGTCGAAAGCCGGAAATCTATATATTTGATGATTCCTTTTCAGCATTGGATTATAAGACGGATCGGATTTTGCGTAACGTACTGAAAAAAGAAACAGCAGGTGTGACCAGTATGATTGTAGCACAGCGTATCGGCACGATTATGGATGCTGATCAGATAATCGTACTGGATGAAGGCAGAGTTGTGGGCAAAGGAAAACACAAGGATCTGCTGCAGAACTGTGAGGTATACAGGCAAATTGCCTTGAGTCAGTTAAGTGAGGAGGAGCTTGTATCATGA
- a CDS encoding ABC transporter ATP-binding protein, translating to MSEQRTNRKPMAGGPMGQGAVEKPKDFKKTWGKLIAYCKKYMPAVIVALVMAAIGTVLQIIGPDKLKDMTNEIMKGLPSLINGVPVAGAIDFGAVNRIALLLVAFYAGSALLNFIQSFMMATVTQRISKNMRTGISQKINKLPLKYFDRVSYGDILSRVTNDVDTIGQTMNQSIGNLVTSITMFVGTAIMMFYNNWIMALTAVGSSVFGFVIMGVIMSKSQKYFVQQQEDLGVANGHIEEVYSGHNVVKAYNGGKEARCFFENVNESLYNSGWKSQFMSGLMMPLMTFIGNFGYVAVCVVGAALAMNGTISFGVIVAFMLYIRLFTQPLSQIAQAFQNLQRTAAASERVFEFFDEEELSDESQKAKKLTNVKGVVEFRHVKFGYTPEKTIINDFSAQIKAGQKIAIVGPTGAGKTTMVNLLMRFYELDGGEILLDGIPISQVPRENVHEQFCMVLQDTWLFEGTIKENIIYSKPGVTDEQVVAACKAVGLHHFIRTLPQGYDTLLNDRASLSQGQKQLVTIARAMIQNAPMLILDEATSSVDTRTEILIQEAMDKLTVGRTSFVIAHRLSTIKNADLILVMKDGDIIESGNHKELLEKGGFYAELYNSQFEPAA from the coding sequence ATGAGTGAACAAAGAACGAACAGAAAGCCGATGGCCGGAGGTCCTATGGGACAGGGGGCTGTCGAAAAGCCAAAAGATTTTAAAAAGACATGGGGAAAACTGATTGCCTATTGTAAAAAATATATGCCTGCAGTGATTGTCGCTCTTGTCATGGCGGCAATCGGAACGGTGCTGCAAATCATCGGCCCGGATAAACTGAAAGATATGACCAACGAGATCATGAAAGGATTACCTTCGTTGATTAATGGCGTTCCGGTTGCTGGTGCGATTGATTTTGGTGCAGTAAATAGAATTGCATTACTGTTGGTGGCATTTTACGCAGGTTCAGCGCTCCTAAACTTTATTCAAAGTTTTATGATGGCAACCGTAACACAAAGAATCAGCAAAAATATGCGTACCGGTATATCACAAAAAATCAATAAGCTGCCTTTGAAATATTTTGACCGGGTAAGCTATGGCGATATTCTCAGCAGGGTGACCAATGACGTGGATACCATCGGCCAGACCATGAACCAAAGTATCGGAAATCTGGTTACATCCATTACCATGTTTGTGGGTACAGCTATTATGATGTTCTACAATAACTGGATTATGGCGTTAACTGCCGTAGGATCAAGTGTTTTTGGGTTTGTTATCATGGGTGTTATCATGTCAAAATCGCAGAAATATTTCGTTCAGCAGCAAGAAGATCTGGGGGTCGCTAATGGTCATATTGAAGAAGTTTATTCCGGCCATAATGTGGTAAAGGCTTATAACGGTGGAAAAGAGGCCAGATGTTTTTTCGAAAATGTGAACGAGAGCCTGTATAACAGTGGCTGGAAGAGCCAGTTTATGTCCGGATTGATGATGCCGCTTATGACATTTATCGGTAACTTCGGATATGTGGCAGTCTGTGTGGTAGGTGCGGCGCTGGCTATGAACGGAACCATCAGCTTCGGCGTGATCGTAGCCTTTATGTTGTATATCCGTTTGTTTACCCAACCGCTTTCACAAATTGCTCAGGCATTCCAGAACCTGCAAAGAACCGCTGCTGCCAGTGAGCGCGTGTTTGAGTTCTTTGATGAGGAAGAACTGTCTGACGAGAGCCAAAAAGCAAAGAAGCTCACGAATGTGAAAGGTGTTGTGGAATTCCGTCATGTGAAGTTTGGATATACCCCGGAGAAAACGATTATCAATGACTTTTCAGCTCAAATTAAAGCTGGACAGAAAATAGCCATTGTAGGACCTACCGGCGCTGGAAAAACAACAATGGTCAATCTGCTGATGCGCTTTTATGAACTGGACGGTGGAGAAATATTGCTTGATGGAATTCCAATCAGCCAGGTGCCAAGAGAGAATGTCCATGAGCAATTTTGTATGGTATTACAGGACACATGGCTTTTTGAAGGCACAATCAAGGAAAATATTATCTATAGCAAGCCGGGGGTGACAGATGAACAGGTGGTTGCTGCATGTAAGGCAGTAGGGCTTCATCATTTTATTAGAACTTTGCCGCAAGGGTATGACACATTGCTAAATGACAGGGCAAGTCTTTCACAGGGACAGAAACAGCTTGTTACGATTGCCAGAGCGATGATCCAAAACGCTCCCATGCTGATTCTGGACGAAGCAACAAGTTCTGTGGACACACGCACCGAAATCCTGATTCAGGAAGCTATGGATAAGCTGACGGTAGGACGCACATCCTTTGTCATCGCACACCGCCTGTCCACCATCAAAAATGCCGACCTGATTCTGGTCATGAAAGATGGGGACATTATCGAAAGTGGCAATCATAAGGAACTGTTAGAAAAGGGAGGCTTCTATGCGGAACTTTACAACAGCCAGTTTGAACCTGCTGCATAG
- a CDS encoding LytTR family DNA-binding domain-containing protein, with product MPKFELRLKDHGFVRVHKSYVAAISHIRNFSFKKITLDTGEVLPVGRYYYADLKREMETYAQAGTVV from the coding sequence ATGCCGAAGTTTGAATTAAGGTTAAAGGATCATGGTTTTGTAAGAGTCCATAAGTCTTATGTGGCGGCAATCTCTCATATTAGAAATTTTTCATTTAAAAAAATAACATTGGATACGGGGGAGGTGCTGCCAGTAGGTAGATACTATTACGCAGATTTGAAACGGGAAATGGAGACATATGCGCAAGCGGGAACAGTGGTGTAG
- a CDS encoding LytR/AlgR family response regulator transcription factor: MIIAICDDNEKELEQCKKQLELLASIHQVDVVFSLYHKGEELLFRLQGDHKSYPDIIYLDMRMNGMQGDEVARKLRSQGCISEIVFFTVSKDFYTTAFDVKALHYVVKGETTVEKFEDIFMRAVKSVQEKQTEYIMCTGAGEFRKIEIKKIHYFEVTKRIVTVYYGSDQFSFYSTIGKIELRLKDYGFVRIHKSYVVAKSHIGTISFKEIVLDTGERLPVGRYYYAELKREMEEYAETRNVV, encoded by the coding sequence GTGATTATCGCAATTTGTGATGATAATGAAAAAGAGCTGGAACAATGTAAAAAACAGTTGGAACTGTTAGCGTCAATTCATCAAGTTGATGTGGTGTTTTCCTTATATCACAAAGGTGAAGAGCTGCTGTTCCGCTTACAAGGGGATCACAAAAGTTATCCAGACATTATTTATCTGGATATGAGAATGAATGGGATGCAGGGGGATGAGGTCGCCAGAAAGCTGAGAAGTCAGGGGTGTATCAGTGAAATTGTGTTTTTTACAGTTTCTAAAGATTTTTATACCACGGCATTTGATGTTAAAGCATTGCACTATGTTGTGAAAGGAGAAACAACGGTAGAAAAATTCGAAGATATTTTTATGCGAGCGGTAAAATCAGTACAAGAAAAGCAAACGGAATATATTATGTGTACAGGGGCTGGTGAATTCCGAAAGATTGAGATTAAAAAGATTCATTACTTTGAAGTCACAAAACGGATAGTGACCGTTTATTACGGTAGTGACCAGTTTAGCTTCTATTCGACCATTGGAAAAATTGAATTAAGGTTAAAGGATTATGGCTTTGTCAGAATCCATAAGTCTTACGTGGTAGCAAAATCTCATATCGGAACTATTTCTTTTAAAGAAATAGTATTAGATACGGGAGAGAGGCTGCCGGTAGGGAGATACTATTACGCAGAGTTAAAACGGGAAATGGAAGAATACGCTGAAACGAGAAACGTAGTGTAG
- a CDS encoding DUF11 domain-containing protein translates to MVKNRKRMEWLAKLYASAGLIVALIAVVSSASFAGTRRMESVFGVKAKGVRASTLATPSIASGVLAAPLSSGLPGQLSLQELLEQEADNENAIIPTWFQVSLNGVAIVDSNNWNITLKKNQKIKPNAEVKHQLKVTIYPQAYGLGEGDSVTWNLGRIEGLSLDSEFWEELVLTGGVHVGDVMLCYTEDGNVILYTEFKEEVSMYSSITITYWYDSGFVPVSEPTCIIFDLPGYEEPIPAVLVPENETTAEESSPQETTEEETTAEESSPQETTEEETTGEESSPQETTEEETTAEESSPQETTEEATTAEESSPQETTKEETTAEETTPETHNPTKDYGSGGNSGSGIEKTTLAKETTSPETIPEISTEIEKATDPQSEESQAQEQHSQNEQSAGDAGVSDEVMDINISFGAEVTAGHGMQSRVLPNEILTYRMVLHNDSEEEIKDVRIRDFLPEHTSFVSVEDDGIYGVVDGQQYITWMLESILPGEEKELTFQVKVFLCTPPDFSVRNQVYWQADDSRSVNNQERPENQVDFPMITVG, encoded by the coding sequence ATGGTTAAAAACCGGAAGAGAATGGAATGGCTTGCCAAGCTATATGCAAGTGCAGGTTTGATAGTAGCCTTGATCGCTGTTGTTTCGTCAGCCTCCTTCGCAGGGACGAGGCGCATGGAAAGTGTGTTTGGTGTAAAAGCAAAGGGAGTAAGAGCCAGTACACTGGCAACGCCTTCAATAGCGTCTGGAGTATTGGCGGCGCCGTTATCTTCAGGGCTTCCGGGGCAACTGAGTTTGCAGGAACTACTGGAACAGGAAGCAGACAATGAGAATGCAATTATTCCTACATGGTTTCAGGTTTCGTTGAATGGAGTTGCTATTGTTGACAGTAATAATTGGAATATTACCTTAAAGAAAAATCAGAAAATCAAACCCAATGCTGAGGTTAAACACCAATTAAAAGTGACGATATATCCACAAGCTTATGGATTGGGCGAAGGAGACAGCGTAACATGGAATCTTGGACGGATTGAAGGACTTTCCCTGGATAGTGAATTCTGGGAAGAGTTAGTTCTAACCGGGGGAGTCCATGTAGGAGATGTAATGCTTTGTTACACTGAGGACGGCAATGTCATTCTCTATACCGAGTTTAAAGAAGAAGTAAGCATGTATTCCAGTATTACAATTACATATTGGTATGATAGTGGTTTTGTTCCGGTAAGCGAACCGACCTGCATTATATTTGATTTACCGGGATATGAAGAACCGATTCCAGCGGTACTTGTTCCTGAGAACGAAACGACTGCGGAGGAAAGCAGTCCGCAGGAGACAACAGAGGAAGAAACAACAGCGGAGGAGAGCAGTCCGCAGGAAACAACAGAGGAAGAAACAACTGGGGAAGAAAGCAGTCCGCAGGAAACAACAGAGGAAGAAACAACAGCGGAAGAGAGTAGTCCGCAGGAGACAACAGAGGAAGCAACAACAGCGGAGGAAAGTAGTCCGCAGGAGACAACAAAGGAAGAGACAACTGCAGAAGAAACAACGCCAGAGACACATAATCCGACAAAAGATTATGGCTCAGGAGGGAATTCTGGTTCAGGTATAGAAAAAACTACTTTAGCAAAAGAAACAACAAGTCCGGAAACGATTCCGGAAATCTCAACAGAGATTGAGAAAGCGACAGATCCGCAGTCAGAAGAATCTCAGGCCCAGGAACAGCATTCACAAAATGAGCAATCAGCTGGTGATGCTGGGGTATCCGATGAGGTAATGGATATCAACATTTCCTTTGGTGCAGAAGTAACTGCCGGCCATGGAATGCAGTCCCGGGTACTTCCAAATGAGATACTTACATATAGAATGGTACTTCACAATGATAGTGAGGAAGAGATTAAGGATGTGCGTATCCGGGATTTCCTTCCGGAGCATACCAGTTTTGTTTCCGTGGAAGATGATGGGATCTATGGAGTTGTCGACGGACAGCAGTATATAACCTGGATGCTGGAGAGTATCCTTCCGGGTGAAGAAAAGGAATTAACCTTTCAGGTAAAGGTGTTTCTTTGTACACCGCCGGATTTTTCGGTCAGGAATCAGGTTTACTGGCAGGCAGATGACAGCAGATCCGTAAACAATC